The genomic stretch ACCAAACAAAGCATAGCTCGATAGAGAGAAGAGAGAGCGGGCGGCGTTTAAAAAACATGAGGGGGATTAAGATGAAGAAGAAGTACGGTTTTATGTTGTCAGCTGTTTTAGCTGCTGGAACGCTTTTATCTGCTTGTGGGACAAACGATGCGAACAATGAAAGTTCAGGCGGCGGGAGCAGTGAAGGTGACAGCAACAACTTTAAAGTGGCTATGGTAACAGATACTGGCGGTGTAGATGATAAATCATTTAACCAATCTGCTTGGGAAGGTCTTCAGCAGTTTGGTAAAGATAATGGCCTTGAGGAAGATAAAGGCTACAAATATGTGCAATCCACTGCAGCAAGTGATTATCAACCAAACCTATCAGGTTTGATTCGTGAAGATTATAACTTGATCTTTGGTATTGGATTTCTTATGCAGCAAGACATTCAAACGATTGCGACACAAAAGCCTGAAGCGCAGCTAGCACTTGTTGATAGTGTTGCGGTTAATGAGAATGATGAGCCGATGGAAAACGTTGCGAGCATTACATTTAAAGAGCATCAAGGATCTTTCCTAGTGGGTGTTATCGCAGGGATGCAGTCTGAATCAAATAAAGTTGGCTTCGTTGGTGGAGTGGACTCTGAATTAATTAAAAAGTTTGAAAGTGGATTTAAAGCAGGAGTGAAATCGGTTAATCCGGATGCTGAGATTTTCACACAGTATGCAGATGATTTCAACGCAGCTGAAAAAGGCCAACAAATTGCGGCAACGCTTTATGATAAAGGCGCAGATATCATTTATCATGCTGCTGGCGGAACAGGGAACGGTGTGTTCACAGAAGCGAAAAACCGTGCGAAAAATGGAGAGAAAGTTTGGGTAATCGGTGTAGACCGTGATCAGCACGAAGAAGGTATGCCTGAGAACGTAACGCTTACTTCTATGGTAAAGCGCGTTGATACAGCGGTTATTGAAGTTTCCAAACAGACAATGGATGGTAATTTCCCAGGAGGACAAGTAACGGAATTCGGTCTTGAAGAAGACGGTGTAGGTATTGCTGAAACACAGGAGAACGTTTCTGAAGAAGCACTACAAAAAGTAGAAGAGTATAAAGAGCAAATCCAGAGCGGCGAATTGGAAGTGCCAAGCACTGACGAAGAGTACAAAGAATTCGAGAGCTCTCTATAAGGGATCGTCGAACACATTTCCTCTAGCAGGAAAGGCGATCTACTGGAAATCTCACCTACATTATAGCCAAATATGGGACGAAGGCTAGTATTTTCATAGACTAGCCTTTGTTTCATGTTTTGGATAAGGGAGTGGCATCTACATGGAATACGTCATTGAAATGAGGAATATCCGTAAAGAATTTCCTGGTATTGTTGCAAACGACAATATTACGCTTCAGCTAAGAAAAGGAGAAATCCATGCCCTTCTTGGAGAAAATGGCGCTGGGAAATCAACTTTAATGAACGTGCTATTTGGTCTCTATCAACCTGAAAAAGGTGAAATTCACGTTCGAGGTAAAAAGGTAAATATCACAGATCCCAATGTGGCAAATGAGCTTGGGATTGGGATGGTTCACCAACACTTTATGCTTGTTGAAAAATTCACAGTTACTGAGAACATTATCTTAGGGAACGAACCGACTGCTAAAGGTCAGGTTGACGTTAAGAAAGCCGCAAAAGATGTTGAAGCGATATCGAAGCAGTATGGTTTGTCGGTAGATCCGAATGCAAAAATTGAAGATATCTCCGTAGGGATGCAGCAGCGTGTGGAAATTCTAAAAACGCTTTATCGCGGTGCAGATATTTTGATTTTTGATGAACCAACTGCTGTACTAACTCCACAGGAAATCAAAGAGCTTATAGCGATCATGAAAAAGCTGATTTCAGAAGGCAAATCAATTATTCTGATCACTCATAAATTAAAAGAAATTATGGAAGTAAGCGATCGATGTACCGTTATTCGTCGAGGTGTAGGTATCGGAACAGTGAATGTTGCGGATACGAATCAAGATGAACTAGCATCGATGATGGTCGGACGTGAAGTGAACTTTTCAATTCAGAAAAAACCTTCAGAGCCTACTAATGAAACGCTTGAAATTAGTAGTCTAGTCGTAGAAGATGCGCGAAAAGTTCCTGCTGTGAATGGTATGAACTTAGTGGTGCGTGCAGGTGAGATTGTTGGCATAGCAGGTGTCGATGGAAACGGACAATCTGAGTTAATTGAGGCTATTACAGGGTTACGTAAAGCGAAGTCAGGGAGCATTAAACTGAATGGAAAAGACGTAACAAACTGGAAACCGCGACGTGTCACTGAAAGCGGTATCGGACATATTCCCCAGGACAGGCATAAGCACGGGCTTGTTTTAGATTTTTCGATTGGCGAAAATATGGTTCTTCAGACCTATTATAAAAGACCTTTCTCAAGAAATGGCATTTTAAACTTTTCTACGATTATGGATAAAGCAAAATCGTTAATTAAAGAGTATGATGTGCGTACCCCAAGTGAGATGACACCTGCAAGGGCCCTTTCTGGTGGTAATCAGCAGAAGGCGATTATTGCGCGTGAAATCGATCGTAGTCCGAATCTATTGATTGCAGCTCAACCAACACGCGGGCTTGATGTTGGGGCAATTGAGTTTATTCACTCGAAACTAGTTGAAGAGCGCGACAAAGGAAAAGCGGTTCTTCTAATTTCCTTTGAACTGGAAGAGATTATGAATGTAAGTGATCGCATCGCCGTGATTTATGAAGGGAAAATTGTTGCCATTGTAAAGCCGGAAGAAACGACAGAGCAAGAGCTTGGTCTTTTAATGGCTGGCGCAAAGCGCAAAAAGGCTGGTGAGACAACATGAAGTTATTAAAAGGGAAATGGGCGAGCATTACTGTACCGTTGCTTTCGGTAGCTCTTGGATTACTCGTCGGTGGGATCATCATGCTTGTGAGTGGCTACAATCCCATTGTAGCGTATGCAGCGCTGTTTAACGGGATTTTCTCAAACACGTACGTGTTAGGTGAAACAGTTCGGCAGATGACTCCGCTCATTTTGTCGGGGTTAGCCGTGGCTTTTGCTTTTCGTACAGGGCTTTTTAATATTGGAGTAGAAGGGCAGCTGCTTGTCGGCTGGCTAGCATCTGTTTATATCGGGCTTCAATTTGAAGGGTTAAGTCCTGTAGTTCATATTCCTCTTGCAATTATTGCAGCAGCAATGGCTGGAGCGATTTGGGCCTTTGTACCTGGATTCTTGAAAGCAAAGTATCAAGTTCATGAGGTTATTACAACGATTATGATGAACTACGTTGCGCTTCATGTCGTTAACGCGATAATTCGGACGTATTTACTCGCTCCTGGTGAGCGAACGGATCAAATTAATGCTTCAGCATCGCTTCAATCGCCGTTCTTAGAAACGATTACTGATTTCTCACGTCTTCACTACGGTTTTGTTGTGGCGATTATTGGAGCGATTATTATGTGGTTCCTTCTATGGAAAACGACGACAGGGTATGAACTACGCTCGGTTGGATTTAACAAATATGCGTCAGAATATGCTGGAATCAATGTGCAACGAAACATCGTTCTTTCTATGGTCATTTCGGGTGCATTTGCTGGAGCAGCAGGAGCGATGGAAGGGCTTGGAACGTACGGTTATATGACCGTTATGGCTGACTTTACTGGCGTTGGATTTGACGGAATCGCAGTTGCGCTTTTAGGTGCAAATGGGGCGCTTGGTGTTGTCCTTGCTTCTGCACTGTTTGGTGGGCTTAAAATTGGTGCGCTTAATATGCAGTCAGTTGCACAGGTGCCAACACAGCTTGTTGAAATCGTGATTGCCATGATTATTTTCTTTGTCGCATCCAGTTACTTGATTCACTGGATCAGCAACAGGGTGAGCAAAAGGGGGAAAATTTAATGGATTTCATGCAGATTCTTCAGCTCATTATTCCTGCCGCTATCTTTTCAGCAGCTCCCCTGATTTTCACGGCTCTTGGAGGAGTATTCAGTGAAAGGTCAGGCGTAGTAAACATTGGACTTGAAGGGTTAATGTTAATGGGTGCTTTCACTGGCGCGCTGTTTACAATCCTTGGCGAGCAGTGGGGAATGGGGGCCGCTTCTCCCTGGTTTTCACTAGTCGTTGCGATCATTATAGGCATGCTGTTCTCTTTGCTTCATGCAGTGGCAAGTATTTCGTTTCGAGCCGATCAGGTTGTTAGTGGTGTGGCCCTTAACTTCCTTGCGGCTGGACTTGCTATCTTCCTTGTGAAGAAAATCTTTGATGCAGGGCAAACGCCGATTATTCAAGAACGTATTTACAAAACGGATGTTCCATTTTTAAGCGATATCCCGTTTATTGGACCTTTGTTTTTTTCAAGCGCGTATTATACATCCTACATTGCGGTTGCGCTCGCCTTCCTCGTATGGTGGGTTCTCTATAAAACCCCATTCGGCTTACGACTCCGTTCAGTAGGAGAGCATCCTATGGCGGCAGATACGATGGGGATTAATGTGACGAAAATGCGCTATGTAGCGGTTATGCTAAGTGGTGGATTTGCCGGTCTCGGGGGTGCGGTTTACGCGACGTCGATCGCAGGGAACTTCAGCCATGCAACGATTTCTGGACAGGGCTTTATGGCACTAGCCGCGATGATCTTTGGTAAATGGCATCCGCTTGGTGCGATGGGAGCAGCGTTATTCTTTGGTCTTGCTCAATCGCTAAGTATAACTGGCCAACAGATT from Bacillus sp. Cs-700 encodes the following:
- a CDS encoding BMP family ABC transporter substrate-binding protein — encoded protein: MKKKYGFMLSAVLAAGTLLSACGTNDANNESSGGGSSEGDSNNFKVAMVTDTGGVDDKSFNQSAWEGLQQFGKDNGLEEDKGYKYVQSTAASDYQPNLSGLIREDYNLIFGIGFLMQQDIQTIATQKPEAQLALVDSVAVNENDEPMENVASITFKEHQGSFLVGVIAGMQSESNKVGFVGGVDSELIKKFESGFKAGVKSVNPDAEIFTQYADDFNAAEKGQQIAATLYDKGADIIYHAAGGTGNGVFTEAKNRAKNGEKVWVIGVDRDQHEEGMPENVTLTSMVKRVDTAVIEVSKQTMDGNFPGGQVTEFGLEEDGVGIAETQENVSEEALQKVEEYKEQIQSGELEVPSTDEEYKEFESSL
- a CDS encoding ABC transporter ATP-binding protein codes for the protein MEYVIEMRNIRKEFPGIVANDNITLQLRKGEIHALLGENGAGKSTLMNVLFGLYQPEKGEIHVRGKKVNITDPNVANELGIGMVHQHFMLVEKFTVTENIILGNEPTAKGQVDVKKAAKDVEAISKQYGLSVDPNAKIEDISVGMQQRVEILKTLYRGADILIFDEPTAVLTPQEIKELIAIMKKLISEGKSIILITHKLKEIMEVSDRCTVIRRGVGIGTVNVADTNQDELASMMVGREVNFSIQKKPSEPTNETLEISSLVVEDARKVPAVNGMNLVVRAGEIVGIAGVDGNGQSELIEAITGLRKAKSGSIKLNGKDVTNWKPRRVTESGIGHIPQDRHKHGLVLDFSIGENMVLQTYYKRPFSRNGILNFSTIMDKAKSLIKEYDVRTPSEMTPARALSGGNQQKAIIAREIDRSPNLLIAAQPTRGLDVGAIEFIHSKLVEERDKGKAVLLISFELEEIMNVSDRIAVIYEGKIVAIVKPEETTEQELGLLMAGAKRKKAGETT
- a CDS encoding ABC transporter permease; translation: MKLLKGKWASITVPLLSVALGLLVGGIIMLVSGYNPIVAYAALFNGIFSNTYVLGETVRQMTPLILSGLAVAFAFRTGLFNIGVEGQLLVGWLASVYIGLQFEGLSPVVHIPLAIIAAAMAGAIWAFVPGFLKAKYQVHEVITTIMMNYVALHVVNAIIRTYLLAPGERTDQINASASLQSPFLETITDFSRLHYGFVVAIIGAIIMWFLLWKTTTGYELRSVGFNKYASEYAGINVQRNIVLSMVISGAFAGAAGAMEGLGTYGYMTVMADFTGVGFDGIAVALLGANGALGVVLASALFGGLKIGALNMQSVAQVPTQLVEIVIAMIIFFVASSYLIHWISNRVSKRGKI
- a CDS encoding ABC transporter permease; translated protein: MDFMQILQLIIPAAIFSAAPLIFTALGGVFSERSGVVNIGLEGLMLMGAFTGALFTILGEQWGMGAASPWFSLVVAIIIGMLFSLLHAVASISFRADQVVSGVALNFLAAGLAIFLVKKIFDAGQTPIIQERIYKTDVPFLSDIPFIGPLFFSSAYYTSYIAVALAFLVWWVLYKTPFGLRLRSVGEHPMAADTMGINVTKMRYVAVMLSGGFAGLGGAVYATSIAGNFSHATISGQGFMALAAMIFGKWHPLGAMGAALFFGLAQSLSITGQQIPGLKEIPEVYLLISPYVLTILALAGLVGRADAPKAIGQPYEKGKR